A single Sphingomonas kaistensis DNA region contains:
- a CDS encoding DUF4139 domain-containing protein: MRLLVALVAAAAAPLSAQSTAPQAIPAPNASGQGDVAVTIYNNDLALVQDRRDLTLPAGRSRQEFPDVSARIRAETVTLTGSGIGIVEQNFDYDLLSPSALMQKAVGETITLVRVNPATGAETRERARVLAANGGVVLQIGERIEVLRDDGLPVRVIFDKVPEGLRPRPTLSVTLTAPRAGRQPVTLTYLTPGLAWDADYVALFDEAAGRMDVQGWITLNNRSGTAYRNADVVLVAGSVGNAEQRSRYPSPPPSADVMAAGTDSATRARVGDFYLYPLPQRTTIAQAQQKQVSFLDVSGTPATRAYEYRNQWLGTTEQPVSANSVLRFSTGSRQGLGDALPAGTVRVYQRDTRGTPQFVGESRIGHTPMGSDLGLTTGQAFDIKVQPTVTERTRLSSDGSRWRTAMRYRLTNASPRAVTVDLLQDGLGGDTRIVSESQTSERRSANAALWRVTVPANGEANVTATVDSRF, from the coding sequence ATGCGTCTGCTCGTGGCACTTGTGGCAGCGGCCGCCGCGCCGCTTTCCGCCCAGTCGACCGCCCCGCAGGCGATCCCCGCCCCCAATGCGAGCGGGCAGGGCGATGTCGCGGTCACCATCTACAACAACGATCTCGCGCTGGTGCAGGACCGGCGCGATCTCACGCTGCCCGCGGGACGCTCGCGGCAGGAGTTTCCCGACGTATCGGCGCGGATCCGGGCGGAAACCGTTACCCTGACCGGAAGCGGCATCGGGATCGTCGAACAGAATTTCGATTACGATCTGCTGAGCCCGTCGGCGCTGATGCAGAAGGCGGTGGGGGAGACCATCACCCTCGTCCGGGTCAATCCGGCGACCGGTGCGGAAACGCGCGAGCGGGCGCGGGTGCTGGCGGCCAATGGCGGCGTGGTGCTGCAGATCGGTGAGCGGATCGAAGTGCTGCGCGACGACGGGCTGCCGGTGCGGGTGATCTTCGACAAGGTGCCGGAGGGCCTGCGTCCGCGCCCGACGCTGTCGGTGACCCTCACCGCACCGCGCGCCGGGCGGCAGCCGGTGACGCTGACCTATCTGACGCCGGGGCTGGCCTGGGATGCCGATTATGTCGCGCTGTTCGACGAAGCCGCCGGGCGGATGGACGTGCAGGGCTGGATCACGCTGAACAACCGCAGCGGGACGGCCTATCGCAATGCCGACGTGGTGCTGGTCGCGGGATCGGTGGGCAATGCCGAGCAGCGGAGCCGCTACCCGTCGCCGCCACCATCGGCTGACGTCATGGCGGCGGGCACCGACAGCGCGACCCGGGCGCGGGTGGGCGACTTCTATCTTTATCCGCTTCCGCAGCGAACCACGATCGCGCAGGCGCAGCAGAAGCAGGTCAGCTTTCTCGACGTCAGCGGGACGCCTGCAACCCGGGCTTACGAATATCGCAACCAATGGCTCGGCACGACCGAGCAGCCGGTCAGCGCCAATTCGGTGCTGCGCTTTTCCACGGGGAGCCGTCAGGGTCTTGGCGATGCGCTGCCGGCGGGGACTGTGCGGGTCTATCAGCGCGATACCCGCGGCACCCCGCAATTCGTCGGCGAATCGCGGATCGGCCACACGCCGATGGGCAGCGATCTTGGTCTGACGACGGGGCAGGCGTTCGATATCAAGGTGCAGCCGACGGTGACCGAGCGGACTCGGCTGAGTTCCGATGGAAGCCGGTGGCGAACCGCGATGCGCTATCGGCTCACCAATGCCTCGCCGCGGGCGGTGACGGTGGATTTGCTGCAGGACGGATTAGGGGGCGACACGCGGATCGTCAGTGAAAGCCAGACGAGCGAGCGCCGCAGCGCCAACGCCGCGCTATGGCGGGTGACGGTGCCGGCCAATGGCGAGGCGAACGTGACCGCCACCGTCGACTCGCGCTTTTAG